A single genomic interval of Terriglobus albidus harbors:
- a CDS encoding RICIN domain-containing protein: protein MNLEGVVSELVTGTVSIFTLRTKEGAQTHVQAEHVPPGLKNGDTVRITGHNPPDPPFVADSVVRLTVPSSSKWKWITAGAAVCLVVALMLLLRAPEQSRRQVPDDTVISTQPVVPPQEVKHAVPAPSPSDPVAVPTPLTPPAGIASIMNVNSTLCLSPAGGTNNLNEQVVQFVCDKDAARVWRFSIIDGDIVKIINGKSGLCLTIAGGRADINAPAVQYTCDGDPSRRWRFAAIDAKTFRLVNLHSNLCLTIAGGDSSLNMTAVQYACDADPSRTWRIAP from the coding sequence ATGAACCTCGAAGGCGTGGTTTCGGAACTGGTGACTGGAACAGTCTCTATCTTTACGCTGCGCACGAAGGAGGGAGCGCAGACGCATGTGCAGGCAGAGCATGTTCCCCCGGGATTGAAGAACGGCGACACAGTCCGTATCACTGGTCACAACCCACCTGATCCACCTTTTGTGGCCGACTCCGTGGTGCGGCTGACAGTGCCCTCAAGCAGTAAATGGAAATGGATTACGGCGGGGGCCGCTGTTTGCCTGGTGGTCGCGCTGATGTTGCTGCTACGAGCGCCCGAGCAGAGCAGAAGGCAGGTACCAGATGACACGGTGATTTCAACCCAGCCAGTCGTTCCACCTCAGGAAGTTAAGCATGCTGTTCCTGCTCCCTCCCCGAGTGATCCGGTTGCCGTCCCGACGCCGCTAACACCACCAGCCGGCATAGCTAGCATTATGAATGTCAACAGCACACTCTGCCTAAGCCCTGCCGGCGGTACGAATAACCTGAACGAACAGGTTGTTCAGTTCGTCTGTGATAAAGACGCGGCGCGGGTCTGGCGATTTTCCATCATCGACGGCGACATCGTAAAAATTATTAACGGGAAAAGCGGTCTTTGCCTGACCATCGCTGGAGGCAGAGCGGATATAAATGCTCCGGCGGTGCAATACACCTGCGACGGTGATCCTTCACGCCGCTGGCGTTTTGCCGCTATCGATGCAAAGACATTCCGTTTGGTCAACCTGCATAGTAACCTCTGCCTTACCATCGCAGGAGGCGATAGCTCCCTGAACATGACAGCGGTTCAATACGCTTGCGATGCAGATCCCTCGCGCACGTGGCGCATCGCACCGTAG
- a CDS encoding glycosyltransferase, giving the protein MRVAVVTQYFPISFQPWAGHSAYQTLRHLAQQCDLKVFYPHAVDAAGIRPASRRQRLPVDRDYRPRGVDVEYVPYPVVPVLSRPFNGWMAAAKLLPHVMRYRPDVILNYVVYPDGLAATTIAQKLKVPVVLTAIGSDLNRMSDPICASLTRSTLRRADITITVSRDLLKTALRLGSAPERSHAILNGCDTAVFRVRDMADARNQIGMSHDVEAVVYVGRFDVRKGLIELLRAAADLRMRRPGLNLYLIGDGPDKPELLEEIQKYQASGWIHLIPPCTSALVALWMSAANLVTLPSYKEGCPNVVIEALAAGRPVVATEVGGIPELMNESCGRLVAPQNVQELELALDQTLSARWNPDEISRRHNRSWKAVASDVYDCLFQAIQTRAANKLRAP; this is encoded by the coding sequence TCGTTACGCAGTATTTTCCGATCTCTTTTCAGCCGTGGGCCGGTCATTCCGCATACCAGACGCTCCGGCACCTTGCCCAACAATGCGATCTAAAGGTGTTTTATCCGCATGCGGTTGACGCAGCGGGCATCAGGCCTGCCAGCCGCAGGCAACGATTGCCTGTCGATCGTGATTATCGACCGCGAGGAGTGGACGTGGAATATGTTCCCTATCCCGTGGTTCCAGTGCTCTCGCGTCCTTTTAATGGGTGGATGGCGGCGGCGAAGCTTTTACCGCATGTAATGCGCTATCGGCCCGACGTCATTCTTAATTATGTCGTCTATCCTGATGGGCTGGCAGCAACGACCATCGCGCAAAAGCTCAAAGTCCCTGTAGTGCTCACCGCAATCGGCTCTGACCTGAACCGCATGAGCGATCCCATCTGTGCAAGTCTGACGCGATCGACCCTGCGGCGAGCGGATATCACAATCACTGTCAGCCGTGACCTACTGAAGACCGCGCTACGCCTCGGCTCTGCTCCCGAGCGCAGCCATGCAATCCTGAATGGATGCGACACCGCCGTGTTCCGCGTCCGCGACATGGCGGATGCGAGGAATCAGATTGGGATGTCTCATGACGTAGAAGCCGTCGTCTATGTGGGACGATTTGATGTCAGGAAAGGCTTGATAGAGCTGCTTCGCGCCGCGGCAGATCTACGCATGAGGCGCCCTGGCCTGAATCTATATCTCATCGGTGACGGACCGGATAAGCCCGAGCTCCTGGAAGAGATCCAGAAATATCAGGCGTCCGGATGGATTCATCTTATTCCCCCTTGCACAAGCGCTCTTGTTGCCCTTTGGATGTCTGCCGCGAATCTGGTGACACTGCCCAGCTATAAAGAGGGATGCCCAAATGTAGTGATTGAAGCGCTAGCCGCGGGCCGGCCCGTGGTAGCGACTGAAGTCGGAGGCATTCCGGAGTTGATGAATGAGTCCTGCGGACGACTTGTAGCGCCACAAAATGTCCAGGAGCTTGAGCTGGCATTGGATCAGACGTTGAGCGCCCGCTGGAATCCTGATGAAATTTCCAGGCGGCATAACCGGAGCTGGAAAGCAGTCGCTTCCGACGTATACGACTGCCTTTTCCAGGCAATACAGACACGCGCCGCAAATAAACTAAGGGCGCCGTAG
- a CDS encoding DUF6982 domain-containing protein, with protein MESQSSSKQDENQLQGSSLQDQGVRADREEDIRPGQNLAGLERAVLRYTKHLIKGYIDRSHLEEIASRQEPPVLEGSISLVDEADRASRDHPLSEAKAIFFVRDFEGDRERRDILFHDGAELLQNLWVRVTFPDGEALEGFVQNDAAYLHAQGFFLTPTDPTSNNVLVYIIKSQIKEFQVLGLRP; from the coding sequence GTGGAATCGCAAAGCAGCAGCAAGCAAGATGAAAATCAGCTACAAGGCTCTTCTTTACAAGATCAAGGAGTACGAGCTGACCGAGAAGAAGATATAAGGCCCGGCCAGAATCTCGCGGGGCTTGAGCGCGCAGTTCTTCGTTACACCAAACATCTAATCAAAGGTTATATCGATCGGTCGCACCTTGAAGAAATCGCAAGCAGGCAAGAGCCTCCGGTGCTTGAAGGCAGCATTTCGCTTGTCGATGAAGCCGATCGTGCCTCCAGAGATCATCCGCTCTCGGAAGCAAAGGCCATCTTCTTCGTCCGTGACTTCGAAGGAGATCGTGAGCGACGAGATATTCTCTTTCACGACGGAGCAGAGCTGCTGCAGAATCTATGGGTGCGTGTGACCTTCCCGGATGGAGAAGCTCTCGAAGGATTCGTGCAAAACGATGCGGCCTATCTGCACGCGCAGGGCTTCTTCCTCACACCCACAGACCCTACGAGCAATAACGTTCTCGTATACATCATCAAGAGTCAGATCAAGGAATTTCAGGTCCTGGGATTGCGCCCCTAA
- a CDS encoding Imm42 family immunity protein, which yields MFSARPEQWRIPLEWLNGREGRHKDEQYPEQRKEATQMIIGDPSIFAIESIISKVSEDQGLRRLGYFFIHISGFEFGVRTRSATMLANSFDEVGRRISGRGKHIANFSRSYSAQEIAVAAHAVLYAEGIPLSQLLGQPTEAVLNEIENARLVWAPDGDAAFDDGSIVLQMDVDREVRLIGFRNSGLQFSEIGDVSEAWLDSKVYYDDVLNEWARQFVEEWESLLR from the coding sequence ATGTTCTCAGCCCGACCCGAGCAATGGCGAATCCCACTGGAATGGCTCAACGGCAGGGAAGGAAGGCATAAAGATGAACAATATCCCGAGCAACGTAAGGAAGCAACTCAGATGATCATTGGGGATCCCTCAATATTTGCTATTGAATCTATAATTTCAAAGGTGTCTGAGGATCAAGGGCTCCGGCGCCTTGGGTATTTTTTTATACACATTAGTGGTTTCGAATTTGGTGTTCGTACGAGATCTGCGACGATGCTTGCGAACTCCTTTGATGAGGTTGGCCGTCGAATCTCAGGAAGAGGAAAGCACATTGCGAATTTCTCGCGCAGCTACAGCGCGCAAGAAATTGCCGTTGCGGCACACGCTGTTCTTTATGCGGAGGGCATCCCGCTATCGCAACTGTTAGGACAGCCGACCGAAGCGGTTCTCAACGAGATTGAGAATGCGAGATTGGTTTGGGCTCCCGATGGAGACGCTGCGTTTGATGACGGAAGCATCGTCCTGCAGATGGATGTCGATAGAGAAGTTCGTTTGATCGGATTTCGAAATTCGGGCCTTCAATTTTCAGAGATTGGCGACGTATCCGAAGCTTGGCTAGACTCCAAGGTCTATTACGACGACGTCTTGAATGAATGGGCACGTCAATTCGTAGAGGAATGGGAAAGCCTCTTGAGGTAA
- a CDS encoding carboxypeptidase-like regulatory domain-containing protein yields MYPTVRTRWNYPNPTAASIQSINWGGSKEAETIEVTSPYAWSIRVGNCNQPVANAAVEVMGNNQTREGTSDANGWLNFYNLPPGSYSARSANVAAAPVAAATIDGTHVNQPSQLGTRIQPCPGFLPPIIFKPLPIVLKEFKLKQSVKLNNSGTQKP; encoded by the coding sequence ATGTACCCAACGGTTCGTACGCGCTGGAATTATCCGAATCCCACCGCCGCATCTATTCAAAGTATTAATTGGGGCGGCTCGAAGGAGGCAGAGACGATTGAGGTTACTTCGCCGTATGCGTGGTCGATCCGCGTTGGCAACTGCAATCAACCCGTCGCAAATGCCGCTGTTGAGGTTATGGGGAACAATCAGACACGAGAGGGAACAAGCGATGCGAACGGCTGGTTGAACTTTTACAATCTGCCACCGGGTAGCTATAGCGCCCGTAGCGCGAATGTCGCTGCCGCCCCTGTAGCGGCGGCAACAATCGATGGCACGCACGTCAATCAGCCTTCACAACTTGGCACCCGGATTCAACCGTGTCCCGGCTTCCTACCACCCATCATCTTCAAGCCGCTTCCCATTGTCCTGAAGGAATTCAAGCTGAAACAGAGTGTGAAGCTGAATAATTCAGGAACACAAAAGCCGTAG
- a CDS encoding response regulator, producing the protein MTVTDPMKILCVDDHPLMREGIAAIVRNEPDMLLVGEASNGREAILHFREHRPDVTLMDLRLPDISGIDAMIAIRSEFPNARVVMLTTFEGDAEIQRALEAGAQGYMLKSMPRKQLVELI; encoded by the coding sequence ATGACTGTGACCGACCCCATGAAGATCCTCTGCGTCGACGACCACCCGCTGATGCGGGAGGGCATTGCTGCCATCGTCCGCAATGAACCCGATATGCTTCTCGTTGGCGAGGCATCGAACGGCCGCGAAGCAATCCTCCATTTTAGAGAGCATCGGCCTGACGTGACTCTCATGGACCTCAGACTTCCGGACATTAGCGGCATAGACGCGATGATCGCCATCCGATCCGAGTTCCCGAATGCGCGTGTCGTTATGCTTACAACCTTCGAGGGTGATGCTGAGATTCAGAGAGCGCTAGAGGCAGGTGCCCAAGGCTACATGCTCAAGAGTATGCCGCGTAAACAGCTCGTAGAACTGATTTGA
- a CDS encoding ATP-binding protein produces the protein MAREAVHNAFIHAQPKAVHVEISYASRSFRLLISDDGCGIDPKTVSKGKEGSLGPCRYA, from the coding sequence ATAGCGCGTGAAGCGGTACATAACGCATTCATCCACGCTCAACCCAAGGCTGTGCATGTGGAGATATCGTACGCCAGTCGCTCTTTTCGTTTGCTCATAAGCGACGACGGCTGTGGCATAGACCCAAAAACCGTGAGCAAAGGCAAAGAAGGGTCATTGGGGCCTTGCAGGTATGCGTGA
- a CDS encoding response regulator transcription factor — protein sequence MHAGKRYIPPEVLAHLAEHLGHEALSRREIEVLQQISKGNRNCDIAELLFISEETVKGHIKHIMGKLGASDRTEAVAIGVRRGIIQL from the coding sequence GTGCACGCGGGCAAGAGGTATATTCCGCCGGAAGTGCTGGCTCACCTTGCCGAGCATCTCGGTCATGAAGCGTTGAGCAGGCGCGAAATTGAAGTCCTACAACAGATATCGAAAGGTAACCGAAACTGCGACATCGCAGAGCTTCTCTTTATTTCAGAGGAGACAGTCAAGGGGCACATCAAGCACATCATGGGGAAGCTAGGAGCGAGCGACCGCACAGAGGCGGTTGCTATCGGAGTGCGACGGGGAATCATCCAGCTTTAG
- a CDS encoding SDR family oxidoreductase, producing MAKVLITGIAGFIGSSIARGVLKENGTVRGIDNLSTGKEENIEDIRSSIDFRFADVTDAHEMENAFREVDYVFHQAAIPSVPVSVADPLGTNAPNLTGTLCVLEAARRAGVKRFIYAASSAAYGDSLDLPKRESMAPAPISPYAVQKVAGEYYLASYARVYGLQTVALRYFNIFGPRQDPTSQYSGVLARFISQMLEGEAPTIFGDGTTSRDFTYIDNVVSANLLAAKAPSCVSGKIFNVGIGQATTLFSAYQQIRSLVNYDGDLRWKPEREGDIKHSVADISSARALLGYNVVTDFATGVRKTIDWYKVSMPLALAN from the coding sequence ATGGCGAAGGTTTTAATCACTGGAATTGCGGGTTTTATAGGCTCTAGCATTGCGAGAGGCGTACTGAAAGAGAATGGAACTGTGCGAGGCATAGACAATCTCAGCACAGGGAAAGAAGAAAACATCGAAGATATCCGGAGTTCGATTGATTTCCGGTTTGCCGATGTGACGGATGCCCATGAAATGGAAAATGCTTTCCGAGAAGTGGACTATGTTTTCCACCAGGCGGCTATTCCATCGGTTCCGGTTTCGGTTGCCGATCCGCTCGGGACAAACGCGCCGAATCTCACGGGAACACTCTGTGTCCTGGAGGCGGCTCGCAGAGCCGGCGTGAAGCGGTTCATTTATGCAGCTTCTTCGGCTGCATACGGAGACTCGTTAGATTTGCCAAAGCGAGAATCCATGGCACCTGCGCCGATCTCTCCTTATGCCGTGCAGAAGGTGGCTGGCGAGTATTATCTTGCGAGTTACGCCCGGGTGTATGGTTTGCAAACAGTGGCGCTGCGTTATTTCAATATTTTTGGGCCAAGACAAGACCCTACATCGCAATACTCTGGTGTGCTGGCTCGTTTTATCTCTCAGATGTTAGAAGGGGAAGCGCCCACTATCTTCGGAGATGGAACCACTAGCCGCGATTTCACCTATATCGACAACGTGGTTAGCGCGAATCTGCTGGCAGCCAAAGCCCCTTCATGCGTTTCCGGAAAGATATTCAATGTAGGGATAGGGCAGGCTACTACTCTGTTCTCAGCGTATCAACAGATTCGCAGCTTGGTGAACTATGACGGCGACCTCCGATGGAAGCCGGAGCGTGAAGGAGATATCAAACATTCAGTGGCGGATATTTCTTCTGCACGGGCTTTGCTGGGCTACAACGTGGTTACGGATTTTGCGACGGGAGTCAGAAAGACGATTGACTGGTACAAAGTTAGCATGCCGCTTGCGCTTGCGAATTGA
- a CDS encoding sigma 54-interacting transcriptional regulator translates to MVIDVLLHCCRTLAIGDAGKMTYVRPLSSSLRFGGAPAPFPPFDVIFGTTQAMLDVRRRIELVSGSDVPVLLQGESGTGKDLCAQLVHAFSARHRNSFIKVSCPAIPHSLLETEIFGYEKGAFTGANAGKRGRVEQADGGTLVLDEVGSLDVAAQAKLLQLLQDGTFTRVGGHDPISISTRIISIANNDLRDQVAAGTFRLDLLYRINAVTINLVPLRRRRADIPLLVDHFSKVHAGSFRVSPKPISKEVVQIMQAYEWPGNIRQLDNLIRSYSLIGDEDLILSEVTPRSMRSDQVTAEIDLSKPFSLKQITKNATRDLEKQIILKVLHANGWNRQKTAKWLDISYRSLLYKLNEVGIHEHLDEDQESDSVLPSPDGFRSVESLDINTQANSTQLLRRP, encoded by the coding sequence ATGGTTATTGATGTGCTGCTACATTGTTGCCGCACATTAGCAATCGGCGACGCAGGGAAAATGACATACGTTCGGCCATTAAGTTCTTCGTTACGTTTCGGGGGAGCCCCAGCCCCGTTTCCGCCCTTCGATGTAATTTTTGGAACAACTCAGGCCATGCTGGATGTACGGCGCCGTATCGAGCTCGTGTCCGGTTCAGATGTGCCTGTCTTATTGCAGGGGGAAAGCGGTACAGGCAAGGATCTTTGCGCTCAATTGGTTCACGCCTTTTCTGCACGGCATCGCAATTCCTTTATTAAGGTAAGCTGCCCCGCGATTCCTCACTCTCTGTTGGAAACGGAGATATTCGGATACGAGAAGGGAGCTTTCACGGGGGCGAACGCTGGAAAGCGTGGTCGGGTCGAGCAGGCCGATGGAGGCACCCTGGTCTTGGATGAGGTGGGAAGTCTGGATGTTGCAGCCCAGGCGAAGTTGCTTCAGTTGCTTCAAGACGGCACATTTACAAGAGTTGGGGGACACGACCCGATATCCATCTCTACGCGGATCATTTCAATTGCCAACAATGACCTGCGGGACCAGGTTGCGGCCGGAACATTCCGACTGGATCTACTCTACCGGATCAACGCGGTTACGATCAATCTGGTGCCGCTGAGACGGCGCCGTGCGGATATCCCCTTACTTGTAGATCACTTCTCAAAGGTGCACGCAGGCAGCTTTCGGGTTTCGCCGAAGCCCATTTCGAAAGAAGTAGTCCAGATCATGCAAGCGTACGAGTGGCCTGGCAATATCCGGCAGCTGGACAACTTGATTCGCAGCTATAGCCTAATCGGGGATGAGGACCTCATTTTGTCGGAGGTAACCCCGAGGTCGATGAGGAGCGATCAGGTCACGGCCGAGATTGACCTCTCGAAGCCATTCTCACTGAAACAGATCACCAAGAATGCAACGAGGGATCTGGAAAAGCAGATCATTCTGAAAGTGCTCCATGCCAATGGCTGGAATCGGCAGAAGACGGCGAAGTGGCTCGATATTAGCTATCGCTCACTGCTCTATAAGCTGAATGAAGTGGGGATTCATGAGCATCTGGATGAGGATCAGGAGTCCGACTCCGTCCTCCCCTCTCCTGACGGATTTCGAAGTGTAGAGAGCCTCGATATCAATACCCAGGCAAACTCAACGCAGTTGCTACGGCGCCCTTAG
- a CDS encoding sigma-54 dependent transcriptional regulator: MAFSHSSAAFMRTAKRTVYIQEDNQPLANYIADKLDPRYALRFFTEGEALLKALQAAPAPDAIVMAWENAEKSGPLLSKTLSRADASVVFVASSSANVDELSLATRLGASGLLRKPYSAEDIEEAIERQFQPIASSVKGSEEPVETPLGDNTSFVRSSKRMREIETQVGLVARSDIPVLILGESGTGKEVLAKFTHAMSNRASKMFLKVNCAAMPTELLESELFGYEQGAFTGAVKTKPGKFEICNGGTIFLDEIGEMPALLQAKLLHVLQDGTFSRLGSRAPMKADVRVIAATNIDMKTAIAQKTFRQDLYYRLNGFSFTLPPLRERREEISTFAKFFMQKSASRYGRDPLPISSTLMTTLIQYPWPGNLRELENVISRFLVIGDEHAIISELSARQPTAPTAAIGDTSNALGLKQLVRSLKGDAEAAAIASALEETKWNRKAAASKMKISYKALLYKIKEYELTEKKI, from the coding sequence ATGGCTTTTTCCCATTCCTCCGCAGCATTTATGCGTACCGCCAAACGAACGGTTTATATCCAGGAAGATAACCAGCCGCTCGCCAATTACATTGCCGACAAGCTCGACCCCAGATATGCGCTGCGCTTTTTCACAGAAGGCGAGGCTCTATTGAAGGCTTTACAGGCCGCGCCTGCGCCGGATGCCATCGTGATGGCATGGGAGAATGCAGAGAAGTCGGGTCCGCTGCTCTCTAAAACCCTCAGCCGTGCCGACGCATCGGTCGTCTTCGTCGCATCCAGTTCTGCAAATGTAGATGAGCTTTCCCTCGCCACCCGCCTCGGCGCAAGCGGTTTGCTGCGTAAGCCTTACTCTGCAGAAGACATCGAGGAGGCTATCGAACGGCAGTTCCAACCCATCGCCTCCTCAGTAAAAGGCTCAGAAGAGCCCGTTGAGACTCCGCTTGGCGACAACACATCCTTTGTGCGTTCGAGCAAGCGCATGCGAGAGATCGAGACTCAGGTTGGTCTTGTGGCTCGATCGGATATACCCGTCCTCATCCTGGGCGAGAGCGGTACGGGCAAAGAGGTTCTCGCAAAATTCACACATGCGATGTCAAATCGCGCCAGCAAAATGTTTCTGAAGGTCAATTGCGCCGCAATGCCTACAGAACTTTTGGAAAGCGAACTCTTTGGATACGAACAAGGTGCATTTACAGGCGCCGTAAAAACCAAGCCTGGCAAATTTGAAATCTGCAACGGCGGTACCATCTTCCTCGATGAGATCGGCGAGATGCCCGCTCTTCTGCAAGCAAAGCTGCTTCATGTACTGCAGGACGGAACGTTCTCGCGCCTTGGAAGCCGGGCGCCCATGAAGGCAGACGTTCGCGTGATTGCAGCGACAAATATCGACATGAAAACCGCCATCGCGCAGAAGACCTTCCGTCAGGATCTGTATTACCGCCTCAATGGCTTTTCGTTCACCCTGCCCCCGCTCCGTGAACGTCGAGAAGAAATCAGTACGTTCGCTAAATTCTTTATGCAAAAGTCTGCTTCGCGATATGGCCGGGATCCCCTGCCCATCTCGTCCACACTGATGACAACTCTCATTCAATATCCGTGGCCGGGAAACCTCCGCGAGCTTGAAAATGTCATAAGCAGGTTCCTTGTAATCGGCGATGAGCATGCCATCATCTCCGAGTTGAGCGCAAGGCAACCAACTGCACCTACCGCCGCCATCGGGGACACATCCAACGCATTAGGACTGAAGCAACTTGTACGCAGCCTTAAAGGCGACGCCGAGGCGGCAGCTATTGCAAGTGCTCTTGAGGAGACGAAGTGGAATCGCAAAGCAGCAGCAAGCAAGATGAAAATCAGCTACAAGGCTCTTCTTTACAAGATCAAGGAGTACGAGCTGACCGAGAAGAAGATATAA
- a CDS encoding phage tail protein has product MTAQPERFLQNLPEIFHDNAQLNAFLRPLEAMLLGDTAALPTEGPGLREIIQSLPQKIDPHRTPDEFLPWLAGWLAVVLPDHLPSNRARMLIARAGQLFAYRGTRKGLTELLEIVTGGTAIVREPEIVTLTVGRQSVVGVSTYLGRDLPFYFEVTLTLPGKKTAAAETEQLEAGLQSMIDLAKPAHTRYKLEVTFVPETPSADLPKQIGA; this is encoded by the coding sequence ATGACTGCACAGCCAGAGCGTTTTCTTCAGAACCTGCCGGAGATCTTTCACGACAATGCGCAACTGAACGCGTTTCTGCGGCCTCTCGAAGCCATGCTGCTAGGGGACACGGCTGCATTGCCCACGGAAGGGCCGGGTTTGCGGGAGATCATTCAAAGCCTGCCGCAAAAGATCGATCCGCACCGCACGCCCGACGAGTTTTTGCCGTGGCTGGCCGGTTGGCTTGCTGTGGTGTTACCCGACCATCTACCGAGCAACCGAGCACGCATGCTCATCGCCCGTGCCGGTCAGCTGTTTGCCTACCGAGGCACCCGGAAGGGATTGACGGAGCTACTGGAGATTGTGACGGGCGGGACGGCAATAGTCCGCGAGCCGGAGATTGTCACGCTGACTGTGGGCAGGCAGTCGGTGGTGGGCGTCAGCACCTATCTGGGACGCGATCTACCCTTTTACTTCGAGGTCACACTCACGCTGCCGGGGAAAAAAACAGCGGCAGCAGAGACGGAGCAATTGGAGGCTGGTCTGCAATCCATGATCGATCTTGCGAAACCAGCACACACCCGGTACAAGCTAGAGGTCACGTTTGTGCCCGAAACACCTTCGGCAGATTTGCCGAAGCAGATAGGAGCTTGA
- a CDS encoding glycosyltransferase family 2 protein: MSFSVVIPAFNAAPYISRAIESALAQTITPNDILVIDDGSTDHTADIVRSYGNAVKLISQANQGVSAARNTGVAQTGSDYIAFLDADDFWHAEKSEQQLEALTSSPEAAFSYTALRELKSDGSVHGTSFVQPDKLKDLLRICNPGISPSCAMIRRTSFQATGGFNTALRGCEDWDLWIRLLRHGGHCALPQPLTNYQLHPGSLSSDAALMFTNFLELLHGSLLDGLEGWQKKLWTRRALSYQCYKAALTARASGQRPEELRYFFRSISVWPSPLWHALRYKSFAVSCAKWIQGHRP; the protein is encoded by the coding sequence ATGTCATTTTCTGTTGTCATTCCGGCCTTCAACGCAGCCCCATATATAAGCCGTGCCATCGAAAGCGCGTTGGCTCAGACCATTACGCCAAACGACATTCTGGTCATTGATGACGGTTCGACTGATCACACGGCAGACATCGTCAGATCGTACGGCAACGCAGTAAAACTTATTTCCCAAGCCAATCAAGGTGTCTCAGCGGCCAGAAATACAGGGGTTGCACAGACGGGAAGTGATTACATCGCCTTCCTGGATGCTGACGATTTTTGGCATGCAGAGAAGTCAGAGCAGCAACTAGAGGCTCTCACCTCATCCCCAGAAGCAGCGTTTTCATACACCGCACTTCGCGAGCTAAAATCTGACGGCTCCGTACATGGAACCTCATTCGTCCAGCCAGATAAATTAAAAGATCTGCTGCGTATCTGCAACCCGGGGATCTCTCCTTCGTGTGCGATGATTCGGCGAACCTCCTTTCAGGCCACGGGAGGCTTCAATACTGCATTACGCGGCTGCGAAGATTGGGATTTGTGGATACGTTTGCTGCGCCACGGTGGGCACTGTGCACTTCCTCAACCGCTCACAAATTATCAGCTTCACCCAGGAAGTCTGAGTTCAGATGCCGCGCTCATGTTCACAAATTTTCTTGAGCTACTGCATGGCTCATTACTTGACGGTTTGGAAGGGTGGCAAAAGAAGCTCTGGACCCGAAGAGCGCTAAGCTACCAATGCTATAAAGCCGCACTTACTGCGCGAGCTTCCGGGCAAAGGCCGGAAGAGCTTCGTTACTTTTTCAGATCGATTAGCGTATGGCCATCTCCTCTATGGCATGCGCTTCGGTATAAATCCTTCGCGGTCAGCTGCGCGAAGTGGATCCAGGGACACCGTCCGTAA